A section of the Rummeliibacillus pycnus genome encodes:
- the fabD gene encoding ACP S-malonyltransferase has product MTKIAFVFPGQGSQTVGMGQEFVSSESACKKYYDEADKLLGIELSKLMLEGPQEELTLTYHAQPALLTTGVMIAEKLKQAGITPDFTAGHSLGEYAALVASGVMSFADGVRAVHNRGIYMNEAVPAGLGAMAAILGLDRDALKQVTDEVSATGEVVQLANLNCPGQIVISGTAKGVEEASAKAKEAGAKRAIPLVVSGPFHSELMRPAASKLQEMLDKIDMQDADVPVIANVNAQPVTSKEVIPNLLVEQLYSPVLWEDSVRTLLSEGVDVFIECGPGKVLSGLVKKVDRKVKTYCVYDEATFEQVLEAAKEWA; this is encoded by the coding sequence ATGACGAAAATTGCTTTTGTATTTCCAGGGCAAGGCTCACAAACTGTAGGAATGGGACAAGAATTTGTTTCAAGTGAATCTGCATGTAAAAAATACTATGATGAAGCTGACAAATTATTAGGTATTGAATTATCAAAATTAATGTTAGAAGGTCCTCAAGAAGAACTAACATTAACTTATCATGCACAACCAGCATTATTAACGACAGGAGTAATGATTGCTGAAAAATTAAAACAAGCAGGTATAACACCAGATTTTACTGCAGGGCACAGTTTGGGTGAGTATGCTGCACTTGTTGCTTCAGGCGTCATGTCTTTTGCTGATGGTGTACGTGCTGTACATAATCGTGGGATTTATATGAACGAAGCCGTACCAGCAGGACTTGGTGCAATGGCTGCTATTTTAGGTTTAGACCGAGATGCTTTAAAGCAAGTAACAGATGAAGTATCAGCTACTGGAGAAGTGGTACAACTTGCCAACTTAAATTGCCCTGGCCAAATTGTGATTTCGGGTACAGCTAAAGGTGTAGAAGAAGCTTCTGCAAAAGCAAAAGAAGCGGGTGCAAAACGTGCTATTCCTTTAGTTGTTAGTGGTCCTTTTCATTCAGAATTAATGCGTCCAGCTGCAAGTAAACTTCAAGAAATGTTAGATAAAATTGACATGCAGGATGCTGATGTACCAGTAATTGCAAATGTAAATGCACAACCTGTTACTTCAAAAGAGGTTATTCCAAATCTACTTGTTGAACAATTATATTCACCAGTATTATGGGAAGATTCAGTTCGCACATTACTATCTGAAGGTGTAGATGTCTTCATTGAATGTGGTCCTGGGAAAGTTTTAAGCGGTTTAGTGAAAAAAGTAGATCGTAAAGTCAAAACGTATTGTGTATATGATGAAGCAACATTTGAGCAAGTATTAGAAGCAGCAAAGGAGTGGGCTTAA
- the fapR gene encoding transcription factor FapR has product MKYSKKERQLLLQQTIQENPFVTDEQLATKFHVSVQTIRLDRMELSIPELRERIKDVAANNFENEVKTLPIDEVIGEIIDIELDERALSIFDVGEEHVFQRNGIARGHHLFAQANSLAVAVINDQLALTVHSDIHFLKPVRAGNRVVSKAVVTGKDNDRNRTFVTVTSTVEGNTVFTGQFEMYRTKGKGEK; this is encoded by the coding sequence ATGAAGTACTCTAAAAAAGAACGACAACTATTATTGCAGCAAACGATTCAAGAAAACCCATTCGTCACGGATGAACAGCTTGCTACAAAGTTTCATGTAAGTGTTCAAACAATTAGACTTGATCGTATGGAATTGTCCATCCCAGAATTACGTGAGCGAATAAAGGACGTTGCCGCTAATAATTTCGAAAATGAAGTGAAAACTTTACCTATAGATGAAGTCATTGGTGAAATTATTGATATAGAATTGGATGAACGTGCTTTATCAATCTTTGATGTTGGAGAAGAACATGTTTTCCAACGAAACGGCATTGCAAGGGGACATCACTTGTTTGCGCAAGCGAATTCTTTAGCAGTTGCTGTTATCAATGATCAATTAGCTTTAACTGTCCATTCTGATATTCACTTTTTGAAACCAGTAAGAGCAGGAAACCGTGTCGTATCAAAAGCTGTTGTTACGGGTAAAGATAATGATCGGAATCGAACGTTCGTCACAGTTACCTCAACTGTTGAGGGTAATACTGTTTTTACAGGGCAATTTGAAATGTATCGAACGAAAGGTAAAGGTGAAAAATAA
- the plsX gene encoding phosphate acyltransferase PlsX, with amino-acid sequence MKLAVDGMGGDNAPQAIIEGIYQALEISSDLDILLYGNKEKMQPYLKDLSHITVIDCQEVIEGTDEPVRAVRRKKDASMVKMAEAVANGEADACISAGNTGALMATGLFIVHRIEGIDRPALSTTLPTLNGSGFDMLDLGSNADAKPENLVQYAIMGSVYAQQVRGIKNPSVGLLNIGTEDKKGNELAKHAFTLLKEAPINFIGNVESRELLNHVADVVVTDGFTGNMVLKTIEGTAGSVFKMLKEAFFASTKTKVAALLMKNNLKELKNKMDYTEYGGAALFGLKAPVIKAHGSSNANAFASAIRQARKMVEHNVIPTIDATISKES; translated from the coding sequence ATGAAATTAGCAGTTGATGGTATGGGCGGAGACAATGCCCCACAAGCCATTATCGAAGGAATTTATCAAGCATTAGAAATATCTAGTGACTTAGACATTTTACTATATGGTAACAAAGAGAAAATGCAACCTTATTTAAAAGATCTAAGTCATATTACTGTTATTGATTGTCAAGAAGTAATTGAAGGTACGGATGAACCTGTACGCGCTGTTCGACGTAAAAAAGACGCTTCAATGGTTAAAATGGCAGAAGCTGTTGCAAATGGTGAAGCAGATGCTTGTATTTCAGCAGGAAATACAGGTGCTTTAATGGCGACAGGATTATTTATTGTTCACCGTATTGAAGGAATTGATCGTCCAGCACTATCCACAACATTGCCTACTTTGAATGGAAGTGGTTTTGATATGCTAGATTTAGGATCTAATGCAGATGCAAAACCTGAAAATTTAGTACAGTACGCTATTATGGGAAGTGTCTATGCACAACAAGTTCGTGGTATTAAAAATCCTTCAGTTGGTCTATTAAATATAGGAACAGAGGATAAAAAAGGAAACGAACTTGCAAAACATGCATTTACACTATTAAAAGAAGCACCTATCAACTTTATCGGTAATGTTGAGTCACGTGAACTCTTAAATCATGTTGCTGATGTAGTTGTAACAGATGGCTTTACAGGGAATATGGTATTAAAGACAATCGAAGGTACTGCTGGTAGTGTTTTTAAAATGTTAAAAGAAGCATTTTTTGCTTCTACCAAAACAAAAGTAGCTGCACTTCTAATGAAAAACAACTTAAAAGAATTAAAAAATAAAATGGATTATACAGAGTATGGTGGTGCAGCCTTATTTGGTTTAAAGGCACCAGTTATTAAGGCACATGGCTCATCCAATGCAAATGCATTTGCTAGTGCAATCCGCCAAGCACGTAAAATGGTAGAACATAATGTAATTCCAACAATCGATGCGACTATTAGCAAAGAAAGTTAG